Proteins from a single region of Pseudomonas ekonensis:
- a CDS encoding DUF2796 domain-containing protein: MRRLLLALPFALLPLAVAQAADEHDHDHEHGSLGAHEHGVGRLNAALDGQTLELELESPAMNLVGFEHAATSEADKAKVAAARAQLEQPLALFSLPAAAGCKVTRQELESPLFGDKPDDADDHDDDHDEEADKDGHEHHHDHSEIHAHYRFSCATPGALKALDLSKVFSTFPATQKIQVQLIGPSGQQGTEVTAKAAALTL; the protein is encoded by the coding sequence ATGCGCCGTCTGCTGCTCGCTTTGCCGTTTGCCCTGTTGCCGCTGGCCGTCGCCCAGGCCGCCGACGAGCATGACCATGACCACGAACATGGCAGCCTCGGCGCCCACGAGCATGGTGTCGGCCGCCTGAACGCCGCGCTCGACGGCCAGACCCTGGAGCTGGAACTGGAAAGCCCGGCGATGAACCTGGTCGGCTTCGAACACGCCGCCACCAGTGAAGCCGACAAGGCCAAGGTCGCCGCCGCCCGCGCGCAGCTCGAGCAACCGCTGGCGCTGTTCAGCCTGCCGGCCGCCGCCGGCTGCAAGGTCACCCGCCAGGAACTGGAAAGCCCGCTGTTCGGCGACAAGCCCGACGACGCCGACGACCATGACGACGACCATGACGAGGAAGCCGACAAGGACGGCCACGAGCATCACCACGACCACAGCGAGATCCACGCCCATTACCGGTTCAGTTGCGCGACACCGGGTGCGCTGAAGGCGCTGGACCTTTCGAAGGTGTTCAGCACCTTCCCGGCCACCCAAAAGATCCAGGTGCAACTGATCGGCCCGAGCGGCCAGCAAGGCACCGAAGTCACGGCCAAGGCCGCTGCCCTGACGCTCTGA
- the nrdR gene encoding transcriptional regulator NrdR translates to MHCPFCGANDTKVIDSRLVAEGEQVRRRRECLACGERFTTFETAELVLPRLIKTDGSRQPFDEEKLRAGMQRALEKRPVSVERLESSLVHIKHKLRATGEREVKSLVVGELVMAELKKLDEVAYIRFASVYRRFQDLNEFREEIDRLAREPVKE, encoded by the coding sequence ATGCACTGTCCCTTCTGCGGTGCCAACGACACCAAGGTCATCGACTCGCGTCTGGTCGCCGAGGGCGAGCAGGTGCGCCGCCGGCGTGAATGCCTGGCCTGCGGCGAACGCTTCACGACGTTCGAGACGGCCGAGCTTGTGTTGCCGCGCCTGATCAAAACCGACGGCAGCCGCCAACCCTTCGACGAAGAGAAACTGCGCGCCGGCATGCAGCGTGCGCTGGAGAAGCGTCCGGTCAGCGTCGAGCGCCTCGAGTCCTCCCTGGTGCACATCAAGCACAAGCTGCGCGCCACCGGCGAGCGCGAGGTCAAGTCCCTCGTGGTCGGTGAGCTGGTGATGGCCGAACTGAAAAAGCTCGACGAAGTCGCCTACATCCGCTTCGCGTCGGTGTACCGCCGCTTCCAGGACCTCAACGAGTTCCGCGAAGAGATCGACCGCCTGGCCCGCGAGCCGGTGAAAGAATGA
- a CDS encoding DUF3299 domain-containing protein: MPRAALALLLLMALPVWAAAPKDLTWSEMIPPDAPAETPNMTPLHDLSKMGDALSAESAPAAKQDMPNAPVVQSLDGQNVRLPGYIVPLEVSEEGRTTDFLLVPYFGACIHVPPPPSNQIVHVKSEVGVKLDELYQPYWVEGPLQVKPSTSELADAGYQMAADKIYVYELPE, from the coding sequence ATGCCCCGCGCCGCGCTCGCGCTGCTGTTGCTGATGGCCCTGCCCGTGTGGGCGGCCGCGCCGAAAGACCTGACCTGGTCGGAGATGATCCCGCCGGACGCGCCGGCGGAGACGCCGAACATGACGCCGCTGCACGATCTGTCGAAGATGGGCGACGCGTTGTCCGCCGAGTCCGCGCCCGCCGCCAAGCAGGACATGCCCAATGCCCCGGTGGTGCAGAGCCTCGACGGGCAGAACGTACGCCTGCCGGGCTACATCGTGCCGCTGGAGGTCAGCGAGGAAGGCCGCACCACGGACTTCCTGCTGGTGCCGTACTTCGGCGCCTGCATCCACGTGCCGCCACCGCCCTCGAACCAGATCGTGCACGTGAAGAGCGAAGTGGGCGTGAAGCTCGATGAGCTGTACCAGCCGTACTGGGTCGAGGGGCCGCTGCAGGTCAAGCCGTCCACCAGCGAACTGGCCGACGCCGGGTATCAGATGGCGGCGGACAAGATCTATGTGTATGAACTGCCGGAGTGA
- a CDS encoding sugar nucleotide-binding protein yields MRMRLMLLGGGNALGQALIRLGAEEDIGFLAPRPPEDGWDAASLTQLLDDTRPDALINLAYYFDWFQAEAVSESRLAGQERAIERLAELCQHHNIILLQPSSYRVFDGSRATAYSEKDEPVPLGLRGQALWRIEQSVRATCPQHVLLRFGWLLDDSPEGTLGRFLARAEQPDELLLADDRRGNPTPVDDAARVIISVLKQLDCAAPLWGTYHYAGQEATTPLALGQAILTEARGLHPLAVEAPTAQAHAARPDAAEEPQHAVLACKKILHTFGIKPRAWRAALPGLLDRFYRHG; encoded by the coding sequence ATGCGAATGCGCCTTATGTTACTGGGCGGCGGAAATGCCCTTGGGCAGGCGCTGATTCGCCTCGGTGCAGAGGAAGACATCGGTTTCCTCGCCCCCCGCCCGCCCGAAGACGGCTGGGATGCCGCGAGCCTGACCCAACTGCTCGACGACACCCGTCCCGACGCGTTGATCAACCTCGCCTACTATTTCGACTGGTTCCAGGCCGAGGCCGTCAGCGAAAGCCGCCTGGCCGGGCAGGAACGCGCCATCGAGCGTCTGGCCGAACTGTGCCAGCACCACAACATCATCCTGTTGCAGCCTTCCAGCTACCGGGTGTTCGACGGCTCCCGCGCCACCGCCTACAGCGAAAAGGACGAACCGGTTCCGCTGGGCCTGCGCGGCCAGGCCCTGTGGCGCATCGAGCAGAGCGTGCGCGCCACCTGCCCGCAGCATGTGCTGCTGCGCTTCGGCTGGCTGCTGGACGACAGCCCTGAGGGCACGCTGGGCCGTTTCCTCGCCCGCGCCGAACAGCCGGACGAACTGCTCCTGGCCGATGACCGCCGGGGCAATCCGACCCCGGTGGACGATGCGGCACGGGTGATCATTTCGGTGCTCAAGCAACTCGATTGCGCGGCGCCGCTGTGGGGCACCTACCATTACGCCGGCCAGGAGGCGACCACGCCGTTGGCGCTGGGCCAGGCGATCCTGACCGAAGCCCGCGGCCTGCATCCGCTGGCCGTCGAGGCGCCGACCGCCCAGGCCCACGCCGCGCGTCCCGACGCCGCCGAAGAGCCGCAGCACGCGGTGCTGGCCTGCAAGAAAATTCTGCACACCTTCGGGATCAAGCCGCGCGCCTGGCGCGCCGCCCTCCCGGGCTTATTGGATAGGTTTTACCGTCATGGCTGA
- a CDS encoding CHAP domain-containing protein: protein MKSEIKLVFKDFLMQAPRGVKFQLLIDGDVVDDAITQADGLDQTYLLQPDKLQTLVTVKDTGKTKTIKTRDSHEVSLRVVGTSGAQKALNTATLKPGTRLTMVAVSPWVRVPLSTTGAVTNDVFYEVEYGVKRKNQTRTVKVMIQDMPRRILLAALQHRGSTAWAGKTSKKSLEHPTLKQSVEFAAGTNKCNLFVYDVLTSIGVNVALIEHGKSKYLPGVKNLSPPLAGEWADDTRLLNNWKVERSALPGDIGAYAVNYSNASGHVGFILAQGVCISAGWERVEVNDAGFRQIAGNGIDSDHDFTIFRRYKHSKPQ, encoded by the coding sequence ATGAAATCGGAAATCAAACTGGTCTTTAAGGACTTCCTGATGCAGGCGCCCCGTGGCGTGAAGTTTCAGTTGCTGATCGACGGCGACGTCGTCGACGACGCGATCACGCAAGCCGACGGCCTCGACCAGACGTACCTGCTGCAGCCGGACAAGCTGCAGACCCTCGTCACCGTCAAGGACACAGGGAAGACCAAGACCATCAAGACCCGCGACAGCCATGAAGTCAGCCTGCGGGTCGTCGGGACGTCCGGCGCGCAGAAGGCGCTCAACACCGCCACGCTGAAGCCGGGCACACGCCTGACGATGGTGGCCGTGTCGCCCTGGGTCAGGGTGCCCCTGTCCACCACCGGGGCCGTCACGAACGATGTGTTCTATGAGGTGGAATACGGGGTCAAGCGCAAGAACCAGACCCGCACCGTCAAGGTGATGATCCAGGACATGCCGCGCCGGATACTGCTCGCGGCCCTTCAGCACCGGGGCTCCACGGCATGGGCCGGCAAAACGAGCAAAAAGTCGCTGGAGCACCCGACGCTCAAGCAGAGCGTGGAGTTCGCGGCCGGCACCAACAAATGCAACCTGTTCGTGTACGACGTGCTGACCTCCATCGGGGTCAACGTGGCGCTGATCGAGCACGGCAAGTCGAAATACTTGCCGGGCGTCAAGAATCTCAGCCCGCCGCTGGCCGGCGAGTGGGCCGACGACACCCGGCTGCTCAACAACTGGAAGGTGGAGCGTTCGGCTTTACCCGGCGACATTGGCGCGTATGCTGTCAATTATTCCAATGCGAGCGGCCATGTCGGGTTCATCCTGGCCCAGGGCGTATGCATTTCCGCCGGCTGGGAGAGAGTCGAAGTCAACGACGCCGGCTTCCGGCAGATCGCAGGCAACGGCATCGACAGCGATCATGACTTCACCATTTTCCGACGGTACAAGCACAGCAAACCCCAATGA
- a CDS encoding ABC transporter ATP-binding protein, translated as MTQALIELSDLGFSWPGHPPLLDIPAFRLEAGETLFLKGPSGSGKTTLLGLLGGVQKPGRGSIRLLGQELTDLGAGARDRFRVDHTGYIFQQFNLLPFLSVRENVELPCHFSKLRAQRARQRHGSVDQAAATLLAHLGLNDEGILGRRADSLSIGQQQRVAAARALIGQPELVIADEPTSALDHDARENFIRLLFAECRDAGSSLLFVSHDQSLAPLFDRHLSLAELNRAATSAEV; from the coding sequence ATGACCCAAGCACTCATCGAACTGTCGGACCTGGGCTTCAGCTGGCCCGGCCACCCGCCGCTGCTGGACATCCCGGCGTTCCGTCTGGAGGCCGGCGAAACCCTGTTCCTCAAGGGCCCCAGCGGCAGCGGCAAGACCACCCTGCTCGGCTTGCTCGGCGGGGTGCAGAAGCCCGGCCGCGGCAGCATCCGCCTGCTCGGCCAGGAACTGACCGACCTCGGCGCCGGCGCCCGCGACCGCTTCCGGGTCGATCACACCGGCTACATCTTCCAGCAGTTCAACCTGCTGCCGTTCCTGTCGGTGCGCGAGAACGTCGAGCTGCCGTGCCACTTCTCGAAGCTGCGGGCGCAGCGGGCCCGGCAGCGCCACGGCAGCGTCGACCAGGCCGCCGCCACCCTGCTCGCCCACCTGGGCCTGAACGATGAAGGCATCCTCGGCCGCCGCGCCGATTCGCTGTCCATCGGCCAGCAACAACGGGTGGCGGCGGCGCGGGCCTTGATCGGCCAGCCGGAACTGGTGATCGCCGACGAACCCACCTCGGCGCTGGACCACGACGCCCGGGAAAACTTCATCCGCCTGCTGTTCGCCGAATGCCGCGACGCCGGATCGAGCCTGCTGTTCGTCAGCCACGACCAGAGCCTGGCCCCGCTGTTCGACCGTCACCTGTCCCTGGCCGAACTCAATCGCGCCGCCACGTCCGCCGAGGTCTGA
- a CDS encoding YbaY family lipoprotein, giving the protein MPLRPLVLLSLFSLLVACGSDAPKPQPPTPGPAPQQAQKKAREAADLGPLPAYQRELSGTLQGVPAGAEVELALLVIDEKDRPQQLLASATLIGNDQALPFHLRFNPDAFPAGARVELRGRASQSGQLILHLPSQTIAQPTTQALGPLQFVKAP; this is encoded by the coding sequence ATGCCGTTACGTCCGCTCGTTTTGCTCAGTCTCTTCAGCCTGCTGGTGGCCTGCGGCAGCGACGCGCCCAAGCCCCAGCCGCCGACGCCGGGACCTGCGCCGCAGCAGGCGCAGAAAAAGGCCAGGGAAGCCGCCGACCTCGGCCCGCTGCCGGCCTACCAGCGCGAGCTGAGCGGCACCCTGCAAGGCGTGCCCGCCGGGGCCGAAGTCGAACTGGCGCTGCTGGTGATCGACGAGAAGGACCGGCCGCAGCAACTGCTGGCCAGCGCCACGCTGATCGGCAACGACCAGGCGCTGCCGTTCCACCTGCGCTTCAACCCCGACGCCTTCCCCGCCGGCGCCCGGGTCGAGCTGCGCGGCCGCGCCAGCCAGTCCGGCCAACTGATCCTGCACTTGCCGTCGCAGACCATCGCCCAGCCGACCACCCAGGCCCTGGGTCCGCTGCAATTTGTAAAAGCACCATGA
- a CDS encoding ABC transporter permease, translating to MYLFRLAMASLANRRFTALLTAFAIALSVCLLLAVERVRTEAKASFASTISGTDLIVGARSGSVNLLLYSVFRIGNATNNIRWDSFERFANDPKVKWAIPMSLGDSHRGYRVMGTTGAYFEHYLYGRQQHLALAAGRAFATDPFEVVLGAEVAEALHYKLGDKLVLAHGVAAISLVKHDDKPFTVVGILQRTGTPVDRTLHISLGGMEAIHIDWHNGVPARGNGRISADQARNMDLTPQAITAFMLGLNSKISTFALQREINEFRGEPLLAILPGVALQELWSLMGTAEKALFVVSLFVVLTGLIGMLTAILTSLNERRREMAILRSVGARPWHIASLLVLEAFALALAGTLAGLALLYAGIAVAQGYVQANYGLYLPLAWPSEYEWTLLGGILAAALLMGSVPAWRAYRQSLADGLSIRL from the coding sequence ATGTATCTGTTCCGCCTGGCCATGGCCAGCCTGGCCAACCGCCGCTTCACCGCCCTGCTGACCGCGTTCGCGATCGCCCTCTCCGTCTGCCTGCTGCTGGCGGTGGAGCGGGTGCGCACCGAGGCCAAGGCCAGTTTCGCCAGCACCATCAGCGGCACCGACCTGATCGTCGGCGCCCGCTCGGGCTCGGTGAACCTGCTGCTGTACTCGGTGTTCCGCATCGGCAACGCCACCAACAACATCCGCTGGGACAGCTTCGAGCGGTTCGCCAATGACCCGAAAGTGAAATGGGCGATCCCCATGTCCCTCGGCGACTCCCACCGGGGCTACCGGGTGATGGGCACCACCGGCGCCTACTTCGAGCATTACCTTTACGGCCGCCAGCAGCACCTGGCCCTGGCCGCCGGCCGCGCCTTCGCCACCGATCCGTTCGAAGTGGTGCTCGGCGCCGAAGTGGCCGAGGCGCTGCACTACAAGCTCGGCGACAAACTGGTGCTGGCCCACGGCGTGGCGGCGATCAGCCTGGTCAAGCACGACGACAAGCCGTTCACCGTGGTCGGCATCCTCCAGCGCACCGGCACGCCGGTGGACCGCACGCTGCACATCAGCCTGGGCGGCATGGAGGCGATCCACATCGACTGGCACAACGGCGTGCCGGCCCGGGGCAACGGGCGGATCAGCGCCGACCAGGCGCGCAACATGGACCTGACGCCCCAGGCGATCACGGCGTTCATGCTCGGCCTCAACAGCAAGATTTCCACCTTCGCCCTGCAACGGGAGATCAACGAATTCCGTGGCGAACCGCTGCTGGCGATCCTGCCCGGCGTGGCCCTTCAGGAGCTGTGGAGCCTGATGGGCACCGCCGAAAAGGCCCTGTTCGTGGTGTCGCTGTTCGTCGTGCTGACCGGGTTGATCGGCATGCTCACGGCGATCCTCACCAGCCTCAACGAGCGCCGCCGGGAGATGGCGATCCTGCGTTCGGTGGGTGCACGGCCCTGGCACATCGCAAGCCTGCTGGTGCTGGAGGCTTTCGCCCTGGCGCTGGCCGGGACGCTGGCCGGGCTGGCCCTGCTGTACGCCGGCATCGCCGTGGCGCAAGGTTACGTGCAGGCCAACTACGGGCTGTACCTGCCGCTGGCCTGGCCGAGCGAGTATGAATGGACGCTGCTCGGTGGCATTCTGGCGGCCGCGCTGCTGATGGGCAGCGTGCCGGCCTGGCGCGCCTACCGCCAATCTTTGGCCGATGGCCTGTCGATCCGTCTATGA
- a CDS encoding class I SAM-dependent methyltransferase yields the protein MNAPFDLQQALSGLLGDARLVACPLPGADLRLWLIDGDNMAREFTPDETRRILHEPPYWSFCWASGLAVARYLAEHPEWVRGKRVLDFGAGSGIAGIAAVKAGALEVVACDLDPLAIAACRANASLNGVEMGYSTDFFAEADRFDLILVADVLYDRANLPLLDAFLSRGREALVADSRVRDFRHPQYTRIEMLEAMTLPDLAEPEEFRHVSLYHARR from the coding sequence ATGAATGCGCCGTTCGACCTGCAGCAGGCCTTGAGCGGACTGCTCGGCGACGCCCGGCTGGTGGCTTGCCCGCTGCCGGGCGCCGATCTGCGCCTGTGGCTGATCGACGGCGACAACATGGCCCGGGAATTCACCCCGGACGAGACCCGCCGCATCCTCCACGAGCCGCCGTACTGGAGCTTCTGCTGGGCCAGCGGCCTGGCGGTGGCGCGCTACCTGGCCGAACATCCCGAATGGGTCAGGGGCAAGCGGGTGCTGGACTTCGGCGCGGGCTCGGGGATCGCCGGGATCGCCGCGGTGAAGGCCGGCGCGCTGGAAGTGGTGGCCTGCGACCTCGACCCGTTGGCGATTGCCGCATGCCGGGCGAACGCAAGCCTCAACGGCGTGGAGATGGGCTACTCGACGGACTTCTTCGCCGAGGCGGACCGCTTCGACCTGATCCTGGTCGCCGACGTGCTCTACGACCGGGCCAACCTGCCGCTGCTCGACGCGTTCCTCAGCCGCGGGCGCGAGGCCTTGGTGGCCGACTCCCGGGTGCGCGACTTCCGCCATCCGCAGTACACCCGCATCGAGATGCTGGAAGCCATGACCCTGCCGGACCTGGCCGAGCCGGAGGAGTTCCGGCATGTCAGCCTTTACCATGCGCGGCGCTAG
- a CDS encoding PAAR domain-containing protein — MSAGRKLASKGAPTSTGGAVLEGNENLRIEGQIIASVGQLASCPACSAGQGPIVAVGERTLMLPAGPAALEGDYVACGCPPMANKVLTQQHSGYAGIGRPAPIDMGPPIAALASRRYLQVIVERQDDTEKPGLAYRLKDKNKAAILQDSTCTATGEGCEHAVENPEDYDTLLVGEDAEWSFYAYEEPLDQESP; from the coding sequence ATGTCCGCAGGCAGGAAACTGGCCTCCAAGGGAGCCCCCACCTCCACCGGTGGCGCGGTGCTCGAAGGCAACGAAAACCTCAGGATCGAAGGGCAGATCATCGCCTCCGTCGGGCAGCTCGCCAGTTGCCCGGCCTGCAGCGCCGGCCAAGGGCCGATCGTCGCGGTGGGCGAGCGCACCCTGATGCTGCCCGCAGGCCCTGCGGCGCTTGAGGGCGACTACGTCGCCTGCGGCTGTCCGCCCATGGCCAACAAGGTGCTGACCCAGCAGCACAGCGGCTACGCCGGCATCGGCCGGCCGGCGCCCATCGACATGGGCCCGCCGATCGCCGCCCTGGCGTCCCGCCGGTATCTTCAGGTGATCGTCGAGCGCCAGGACGACACCGAGAAGCCGGGCCTGGCCTACCGCCTCAAGGACAAGAACAAGGCCGCCATCCTCCAGGACAGCACCTGCACGGCCACCGGCGAAGGCTGCGAACACGCCGTCGAGAACCCCGAAGACTACGACACCCTGCTGGTCGGCGAAGACGCCGAGTGGTCGTTCTATGCCTACGAAGAGCCGCTGGATCAGGAGTCGCCATGA
- the trxA gene encoding thioredoxin, translated as MSEQTPYIFDATTADFDRSVIENSFHKPVLVDFWAEWCAPCKALMPMLQGIAESYQGELLLAKVNCDIEQDIVARFGIRSLPTVVLFKDGQPVDGFAGAQPESAVRAMLEPHVQMPPPAAADPFEQARALFDAGRFADAEAALAVILGEDNTNAKALILYARCLTERGELGEAQTVLDAVKSDEHKAALAGAKAQIKFLGLARDLPDAAELKARLAQNPQDDEAVYRLAIQQLARQQYEAALDALLKLFIRNRSYGEGLPHKTLLQVFELLGNDHPLVTTYRRKVFAALY; from the coding sequence ATGAGCGAGCAAACGCCGTACATCTTCGACGCCACGACCGCCGATTTCGACCGGTCGGTGATCGAGAACTCCTTCCACAAACCGGTGCTGGTGGATTTCTGGGCCGAGTGGTGCGCGCCGTGCAAGGCGCTGATGCCGATGCTCCAGGGCATCGCCGAGAGCTATCAGGGCGAGCTGCTGCTGGCCAAGGTCAACTGCGACATCGAGCAGGACATCGTCGCCCGCTTCGGCATCCGCAGCCTGCCGACCGTGGTGCTGTTCAAGGACGGCCAGCCGGTGGACGGCTTTGCCGGGGCGCAGCCTGAATCCGCCGTGCGCGCGATGCTCGAGCCCCATGTGCAGATGCCGCCGCCGGCCGCCGCCGACCCGTTCGAACAGGCCCGGGCGCTGTTCGACGCCGGCCGGTTCGCGGACGCCGAAGCGGCGCTGGCGGTGATCCTGGGCGAAGACAACACCAACGCCAAGGCGCTGATCCTGTACGCCCGCTGCCTCACCGAACGCGGCGAACTGGGCGAGGCGCAGACCGTGCTCGACGCGGTCAAGAGCGATGAGCACAAGGCCGCGCTGGCCGGGGCCAAGGCCCAGATCAAGTTCCTCGGCCTGGCCCGGGACCTGCCGGACGCCGCCGAGCTCAAGGCGCGCCTTGCGCAGAACCCGCAGGACGATGAAGCGGTGTACCGACTGGCGATCCAGCAACTGGCCCGCCAGCAGTACGAAGCGGCGCTGGACGCCCTGCTCAAGCTGTTCATCCGCAACCGCAGCTACGGCGAAGGCCTGCCGCACAAGACCCTGCTGCAAGTGTTCGAACTGCTGGGCAACGATCACCCGCTGGTGACCACCTACCGGCGCAAGGTGTTCGCGGCGCTGTACTGA
- a CDS encoding OmpW/AlkL family protein produces MNKSLLSASLFAFALAAPLAHAHEAGDIIVRAGAITVNPKADSSSVKVDQGPLSGANLGGKATMSSDTQLGLNFAYMITPNLGVELLAATPFEHDVKLKGTGLAAANGKLGTLKHLPPTLSLVYYPLDSKSAFQPYIGGGINYTWIYDEHVGSQAQSNGFSNFKAKNSWGLAWQVGADYMLTDNIMLNAQVRYIDIDTRATVENNAVAPGTRARVNVDVDPFVYMVGLGYKF; encoded by the coding sequence ATGAACAAGTCCTTGCTCAGCGCCTCGCTGTTTGCATTTGCGCTCGCAGCCCCGCTCGCCCATGCCCACGAAGCCGGCGACATCATCGTTCGCGCCGGTGCGATCACCGTCAACCCGAAGGCCGACAGCTCCAGCGTCAAGGTCGACCAGGGTCCGTTGAGCGGCGCCAACCTGGGCGGCAAGGCGACCATGAGCAGCGACACCCAACTGGGCCTGAACTTCGCCTACATGATCACCCCGAACCTGGGCGTCGAGCTGCTCGCCGCGACCCCGTTCGAACATGACGTGAAGCTCAAGGGCACAGGCCTCGCCGCCGCCAACGGCAAGCTCGGCACCCTCAAGCACCTGCCGCCGACCCTGAGCCTGGTCTACTACCCGCTGGACTCGAAGTCGGCCTTCCAGCCGTACATCGGCGGCGGCATCAACTACACCTGGATCTACGACGAGCACGTCGGCAGCCAGGCCCAGTCCAACGGCTTCAGCAACTTCAAGGCGAAGAACTCCTGGGGCCTGGCCTGGCAGGTCGGCGCCGACTACATGCTGACCGACAACATCATGCTCAACGCCCAGGTGCGCTACATCGACATCGACACCCGCGCCACCGTGGAGAACAACGCCGTGGCCCCGGGCACCCGCGCACGGGTGAACGTGGACGTCGATCCGTTTGTGTACATGGTCGGTCTGGGCTACAAGTTCTAA
- a CDS encoding NAD-dependent epimerase/dehydratase family protein, giving the protein MAEGPVLITGGAGFIGSHLVDALLATGRSVRVLDDLSTGKRSNLPLDNPKVELVVGDVADAALVATAMQGCSAVAHLAAVASVQASVDDPVKTHQSNFIGTLNVCEAMRVAGVKRVLFASSAAVYGNNGEGQAIDEDTPKAPLTPYASDKLAGEHYFDFYRRQHGLEPVIFRFFNIFGPRQDPSSPYSGVISIFSERAQKGLPITVFGDGEQTRDFLYVEDLVDVLVQAIEKPEAQPGAVNVGWNRATNLKQMLAELEKVVGQLPAVSYGPARSGDIRHSRADNRRLLERFDLPAQTPMSVGLARLLGQ; this is encoded by the coding sequence ATGGCTGAAGGCCCTGTTTTAATCACCGGCGGCGCCGGTTTCATCGGCTCGCACCTGGTCGACGCCCTGCTCGCCACGGGCCGTTCGGTGCGGGTGCTCGACGACCTGTCCACCGGCAAGCGCAGCAACCTGCCGCTGGACAACCCCAAGGTCGAACTGGTGGTCGGCGATGTCGCCGACGCGGCGCTGGTCGCCACGGCGATGCAGGGCTGCAGCGCGGTCGCCCACCTGGCCGCCGTGGCATCGGTGCAGGCATCGGTGGACGACCCGGTGAAGACCCACCAGAGCAACTTCATCGGCACCTTGAACGTCTGCGAGGCCATGCGCGTGGCCGGCGTCAAGCGTGTGCTGTTCGCCTCCAGCGCGGCGGTGTACGGCAACAACGGCGAAGGCCAGGCAATTGACGAAGACACCCCCAAGGCCCCGTTGACGCCCTACGCGTCGGACAAGCTGGCGGGCGAGCATTACTTTGACTTCTACCGCCGTCAGCACGGCCTGGAACCGGTGATCTTCCGTTTCTTCAACATTTTCGGCCCGCGCCAGGATCCGTCCTCGCCGTATTCCGGGGTGATCAGCATCTTCAGCGAGCGGGCGCAGAAAGGCCTGCCGATCACCGTGTTCGGCGACGGCGAGCAGACCCGCGATTTCCTCTACGTCGAAGACCTGGTCGATGTATTGGTGCAGGCCATCGAAAAACCGGAGGCGCAACCGGGGGCGGTGAACGTCGGCTGGAACCGCGCGACCAACCTCAAGCAGATGCTGGCCGAGCTGGAAAAGGTCGTCGGGCAGCTGCCGGCCGTGAGCTACGGCCCGGCCCGCTCCGGCGACATCCGCCACTCGCGGGCCGACAACCGGCGTTTGCTGGAGCGCTTCGACCTGCCGGCGCAGACGCCGATGAGCGTCGGCCTGGCGCGGTTGCTGGGGCAATAA